Part of the Labilibaculum antarcticum genome, TTAGAACCAAGAAAAACAGACTCCCCAATAATTTTTTAGCTATGTTCATGTGTTATATAATTTTCCTTTTTACAAATTTCAGGAAATTTGGGTGTATTTCGGGTGAGATATTTCTTCTAAAAAGGGGTGTGTTTCGTTCTTCAGAATATTGAAGTCAAGACTTTAAAGAACTCAAAATTTGAATGTTTTTAGAATTGTGTTGTTATACATGGTTAGATAGTCATTTTTTGAGGGGGGATTTGATGTTTTGCTGGTTTAGTCTTGTTTTTTTAGTTTTTTGTTTCTGAAAATCTGGGGGAGATTTTAATTGTTTTCAGCTCTATTTTTATAGGGTATTTTAAATATCTGTTTTTTCTGATTTTTTTAAGGAGAATGAAAACTAATGTCCTTATTTTTTTCAAAGAAAAAAAAGACAATTAACCCAATGGGTTAATTGTCTTCTCCGAAATATACTTTTTTTCTTGTGAAATTGATACGTAATAAAACGCTACAAGTGTTTTCCTGTAAAAGGTTTATTGTCTCTTGTGTCGTTGTATTTCTTGAATAGATATTCTATTTTATCCTGATATTTTTTGTCATTTATCAGATTGTATCTTTCATCTTCTTTCTCATTGTTGTTTAAATCAAACAGAGCAATTGGAGTTCTTATTTTATCGGTTTTGTCTTTTTTGTCCATTTGAATGATCAATTTCCAACCTTCGTCGATTATAATAACCTCTTTATGAGAACCTCCTTGAACCATTAAGAAAGGGTGTGTTTTGGCTCCTTTTGTATTTTGTAACACAGGAAGTAGATTGTATGAATCCATTGCTACATCTGCGCTAATATTTTGATCTGTAATTGCAGCTAATGTAGCCATAATGTCAAGACCTAGAATTGGTTGCTCTGTACTTTGCTTGGCCTTAATTTCTTTTGGCCAAGTCACAATAAAAGGCACGCGATGTCCTCCTTCATAAGGATCGTTTTTGCAACCTCTGTAAATGTCGCTTGGTTCATGATGAGAATTCCAAGTGTCTCCATCTACATGTAATCCACCATTATCAGAAGTGAAAATTAATACGGTATTTTCATAGATGCCTTGTTCTTTTAATTCATCCACAATCATTCCCACTTGCACATCCAACTCCTTAATCATATCCATATGTCTTGATGGAGTGGTACCTGCTATTTTCACGCCATTTAATTCCTTTGCTGCAGAATGTGGTGTATGAACGGCCTGTGAACAGTAATACATAAAGAATGGTTCTTTTTTATTGGCATGACCTTTAATGTAATCGACAGCTTTGTTTACCAATAAAGGACCAATTTTTCTTGGTTCCCAATTGGAATCGCCCAGGCCTTCTTTTTTATCCAATTCAAGATCTAAAGAAGCCATGTATTCTTGATCAATTATAGCAATTTTAGACTCCTTTGTTAATGGAAACCATTTGTCATTTTCGTAGGCTGCATAAGGAACATTCTGAATTCCAGAAGGCAAATTAAAGCTATAGTCAAACCCATTTTGGTTCGGACCGCTAGCTACTATTCTAGTAATGTCTACTTCGTCTTCAATTTTCTTTTTTTTGTTCGGAACATACTCAACATTTGGATTGTCTTTTCTGTTGAATGTAGTTCCCAAATGCCATTTGCCCAAAAAAGCTGTTTGATAATCAGCTTGTTTCATTAATCGGCCCAAAGTTAATTGGTCTGGTTTAATTACTGACTTGGAGTAACCACCCCAAACACCCCAGGGAAGGGTACTTCGGTAGCAACTGTTTCCTGTCATAATAGCATAACGAGATGTTGCGCACAAGGCTGCTGGTGCATGAGCATTGGTGAATTTCATTCCTGAATTCGCCAATTTGTCAATATTTGGCGTTTCCAAAATGATTTGATTCGTATGCATGCGACGATAGTTAGAAACGTCGCCTACGCCCAGATCATCTGCTAATATCACAATGACATTGGGACGCTTG contains:
- a CDS encoding sulfatase family protein, with product MLKKIFIAFLLSIFAWSNSFADKRPNVIVILADDLGVGDVSNYRRMHTNQIILETPNIDKLANSGMKFTNAHAPAALCATSRYAIMTGNSCYRSTLPWGVWGGYSKSVIKPDQLTLGRLMKQADYQTAFLGKWHLGTTFNRKDNPNVEYVPNKKKKIEDEVDITRIVASGPNQNGFDYSFNLPSGIQNVPYAAYENDKWFPLTKESKIAIIDQEYMASLDLELDKKEGLGDSNWEPRKIGPLLVNKAVDYIKGHANKKEPFFMYYCSQAVHTPHSAAKELNGVKIAGTTPSRHMDMIKELDVQVGMIVDELKEQGIYENTVLIFTSDNGGLHVDGDTWNSHHEPSDIYRGCKNDPYEGGHRVPFIVTWPKEIKAKQSTEQPILGLDIMATLAAITDQNISADVAMDSYNLLPVLQNTKGAKTHPFLMVQGGSHKEVIIIDEGWKLIIQMDKKDKTDKIRTPIALFDLNNNEKEDERYNLINDKKYQDKIEYLFKKYNDTRDNKPFTGKHL